In Bradyrhizobium lablabi, one DNA window encodes the following:
- a CDS encoding PrkA family serine protein kinase — MYNDALFNAFARSFEARSETDMSMAEYLESCRGDPMRYANAAERLLAAIGEPQMIDTAKDPRLGRIFLNRTMRAYPAFTGFYGMEETIERIVGFFRHAAQGLEERKQILYLLGPVGGGKSSLAERLKSLMEVNPIYVLKAGDELSPVFESPLSLFDPESLGPMIEEKYGIPRRRLNGLMSPWCYKRLEAFGGDISRFRVAKIQPSRLRQIAVSKTEPGDENNQDISSLVGKVDIRKLETFAQNDPDAYSYSGGLNRANQGILEFVEMFKAPIKMLHPLLTATQEGNYIGTENIGAIPFTGIVLAHSNESEWQSFKANKNNEAFIDRICVIKVPYCLRVTEEQKIYEKLIQGSELASAPCAPATLETLARFSVMSRLRKHENSTVFAKMRVYDGESLKESDPKARSVQEYKDAAGVDEGMDGASTRFAFKVLAGTYNHDTAELGADPVHLMYTLEHAIRREQLPDEVEKRYLEFIKAELVPRYAEFIGHEIQKAYLESYSDYGQNLFDRYVDYADAWIEDQDFKDPDTGQLLNRELLNQELTKIEKPAGIANPKDFRNEVVKFSLRSRAQNAGKNPTWTSYEKIREVIEKRIFSQVEDLLPVISFGTKKDGDTEKKHGEFVERMVGRGYTERQVRRLVEWYMRVKQAG; from the coding sequence ATGTACAACGATGCTCTATTCAACGCTTTCGCTCGGTCCTTCGAGGCCCGAAGCGAAACCGATATGTCGATGGCGGAGTATCTGGAATCGTGTCGAGGTGACCCAATGCGATATGCCAATGCCGCCGAGCGGCTGTTGGCCGCGATCGGAGAACCTCAGATGATTGACACGGCCAAGGACCCCCGCCTTGGTCGCATTTTTTTAAACAGAACGATGCGTGCCTATCCGGCCTTCACTGGATTCTACGGCATGGAAGAAACCATCGAGCGCATCGTCGGGTTCTTCCGCCATGCGGCGCAGGGCCTCGAAGAGCGCAAGCAGATTCTCTATCTGCTCGGGCCGGTGGGCGGCGGCAAGTCCTCGCTCGCCGAGCGGCTGAAATCGTTGATGGAAGTTAATCCCATCTACGTGCTGAAGGCCGGCGACGAACTCAGCCCCGTCTTCGAGAGTCCCCTTAGCCTGTTCGATCCGGAATCGCTCGGCCCGATGATCGAGGAGAAGTACGGCATTCCGCGTCGGCGCTTGAATGGGTTGATGAGTCCGTGGTGCTACAAGCGGCTCGAAGCCTTCGGTGGCGACATTTCGCGATTCCGCGTCGCCAAGATTCAGCCATCGCGGTTGCGACAGATCGCGGTTTCCAAAACCGAGCCTGGCGACGAGAACAACCAGGACATCTCGTCGCTAGTCGGCAAGGTCGACATTCGCAAGCTGGAAACTTTTGCCCAGAACGACCCGGATGCCTACAGCTATTCCGGCGGACTGAACCGAGCCAACCAGGGCATCCTCGAATTCGTCGAAATGTTCAAGGCGCCGATCAAGATGCTGCACCCGCTGCTAACGGCGACCCAGGAAGGCAACTACATCGGCACCGAGAATATCGGCGCGATTCCCTTTACCGGCATCGTTCTGGCGCACTCGAACGAATCCGAATGGCAGAGCTTCAAGGCCAACAAGAACAACGAGGCATTCATCGATCGTATTTGCGTCATCAAGGTGCCCTACTGCCTGCGGGTGACCGAGGAGCAGAAGATCTACGAGAAGCTCATTCAGGGATCCGAGCTCGCATCCGCGCCGTGCGCGCCCGCGACCCTGGAGACGCTTGCCCGCTTCTCGGTGATGTCACGCTTGCGCAAGCACGAGAACTCGACGGTGTTTGCGAAAATGCGGGTCTATGACGGTGAAAGCCTCAAGGAATCCGATCCGAAGGCCCGCAGCGTTCAGGAATACAAGGACGCCGCCGGCGTCGACGAAGGCATGGATGGGGCCTCGACGCGTTTCGCTTTCAAGGTTCTGGCGGGAACCTACAATCACGACACCGCAGAGCTTGGCGCTGATCCCGTCCATCTGATGTATACGCTTGAGCATGCCATTCGCCGCGAGCAACTCCCCGATGAAGTCGAAAAGCGCTACCTCGAATTCATCAAGGCTGAACTGGTGCCGCGCTACGCGGAATTTATCGGCCACGAGATCCAGAAGGCCTATCTCGAATCCTATTCGGATTACGGTCAAAACCTGTTCGATCGGTACGTCGATTATGCCGACGCCTGGATCGAAGATCAGGATTTCAAGGATCCCGACACCGGTCAGTTGCTCAATCGCGAGCTTCTCAACCAGGAATTGACCAAGATCGAGAAGCCTGCGGGCATCGCCAACCCGAAGGACTTCCGCAACGAGGTGGTCAAGTTCTCGCTGCGGTCGCGGGCTCAGAACGCGGGGAAGAACCCGACCTGGACCAGCTATGAAAAGATTCGCGAAGTGATTGAAAAGCGGATATTTTCACAGGTCGAAGACCTTCTTCCGGTAATCTCGTTCGGCACCAAGAAGGACGGCGATACCGAGAAGAAGCACGGCGAGTTCGTCGAGCGGATGGTCGGGCGCGGCTATACCGAGCGTCAGGTTCGCCGGCTCGTCGAATGGTATATGCGCGTGAAGCAAGCCGGCTGA
- a CDS encoding YeaH/YhbH family protein, with product MHIIDRRLNPGSKSLENRQRFLRRAKALVQGAVKKSSQDRDIKEVLEGGEVSIPIDGMNEPRFRREGGTRDMVLPGNKKFIEGDILPRSGEGRGRASAPGEGDSEDAFRFVLSRDEFVDLFLDDLELPDLAKRKLAEAESEGLRRAGYATTGSPANISVSRTVRLALARRVALRRPRPETIEQLEAELAECDDEARRSELLAEIDALKAKVRRIPFIDPIDIRFRRFETTPKPVAQAVMFCLMDVSGSMSEHMKDLAKRFYMLLYVFLTRRYRHVEIVFIRHTDRAEEVDEDTFFHGPASGGTLVSSALQAMHEIVRSRFRPADWNIYAAQASDGDNSTSDSDAVSRLLTEKILPVSQFFAYLEVGESGGSTFDMSDSSLWTLYQRLRAEGVPLSMRKVSDRSEIFPVFHDLFKRRRKQEKVAS from the coding sequence ATGCACATCATTGACAGGCGCCTGAATCCGGGCAGCAAAAGCCTCGAGAACCGCCAGCGCTTCTTGCGTCGCGCCAAGGCGCTGGTTCAGGGCGCCGTCAAGAAATCCTCCCAGGACCGCGATATCAAAGAGGTCCTGGAGGGCGGCGAGGTCTCCATTCCGATTGACGGGATGAATGAACCACGCTTTCGCCGCGAAGGAGGCACCCGCGATATGGTGCTTCCCGGAAACAAGAAATTCATCGAAGGCGATATACTTCCGCGTTCGGGCGAAGGCCGCGGCAGGGCGTCTGCTCCGGGTGAGGGCGACAGCGAAGACGCGTTCCGGTTCGTGCTGAGCCGCGATGAATTTGTCGATCTTTTCCTCGACGATCTCGAATTGCCCGATCTCGCCAAGCGGAAGCTCGCTGAAGCGGAGAGCGAGGGGCTTCGTCGGGCCGGCTACGCGACCACCGGCTCGCCTGCGAATATTTCGGTGAGCCGCACGGTGCGGCTCGCGTTGGCGCGGCGGGTTGCGTTGCGCCGGCCCCGGCCGGAGACGATCGAGCAACTGGAGGCCGAACTCGCAGAATGCGACGACGAGGCGCGCCGCAGCGAGTTGCTGGCGGAGATCGACGCGCTAAAGGCAAAGGTGCGCCGGATTCCGTTCATCGATCCGATCGACATCCGATTCCGTCGGTTCGAGACCACCCCGAAGCCGGTGGCCCAGGCCGTCATGTTTTGTCTGATGGACGTGTCCGGCTCGATGTCCGAGCACATGAAGGATCTCGCCAAGCGCTTCTACATGCTGCTCTACGTGTTTCTGACGCGGCGCTATCGCCACGTCGAGATCGTCTTCATTCGCCATACCGACCGGGCCGAAGAGGTCGACGAAGATACGTTCTTCCACGGGCCGGCATCGGGCGGCACCCTGGTCTCGAGCGCGCTGCAGGCGATGCACGAGATCGTCAGGTCGCGGTTTCGGCCCGCGGACTGGAACATCTATGCCGCCCAGGCCTCCGACGGAGACAACTCCACCTCGGACAGCGATGCCGTGAGCCGGCTGCTTACCGAGAAAATATTGCCGGTCAGCCAATTTTTTGCCTACCTGGAAGTCGGCGAGTCCGGGGGCAGTACCTTCGACATGTCCGATTCATCGCTTTGGACGCTGTATCAGCGTTTGCGCGCCGAGGGAGTTCCGTTGTCGATGCGCAAGGTCAGCGACCGCAGCGAAATCTTTCCGGTGTTTCACGACCTGTTTAAGCGCCGCCGCAAGCAGGAGAAAGTCGCGTCATGA
- a CDS encoding SpoVR family protein: MTAKGELLFEGAEWDFQKLQRIHDACEEIAKSELGLDTYPNQIEVITAEQMLDAYSSVGMPLFYKHWSFGKHFAHHEAFYRKGLMGLAYEIVINSSPCISYLMEENTATMQTLVIAHAAFGHNHFFKNNYLFKQWTDAEGILDYLDFAKSYVAQCEERHGRLAVEQTLDAAHALMSHGIDRYPGKKKLDLRAEEKRAGERRLHEESAFNDLWRTVPTGPAKSAELLSSERRRKLLGMPDENLLYFLEKTAPRLQPWQRELLRIVRHIAQYFYPQSQTKVMNEGTATYVHYRIMTRLHEKGLISDGNFLEFLQSHTNVVFQPDFDDQRFSGFNPYALGFAMMQDIERIVTNPEDEDREWFPDIAGTGDAMAVLRDVWANYRDESFISQFLSPRLMRHLRMFHLHDDPAETAGVRVDAIHDERGYRRVRRELARQYDVGFIDPNIEVVDVDLAGNRRLMLRHAVVKGAQLNETDTKRVLQHLADLWSYDVSLVEADPAGTVLKEYVLNPRGLVAAA; this comes from the coding sequence ATGACTGCGAAAGGCGAACTGCTGTTCGAGGGAGCGGAGTGGGACTTCCAGAAGCTGCAGCGCATTCACGACGCCTGCGAGGAGATCGCAAAATCCGAACTGGGGCTCGACACCTACCCCAACCAGATCGAGGTCATCACCGCGGAGCAGATGCTGGATGCATATTCTTCCGTAGGCATGCCGCTGTTCTACAAGCATTGGTCGTTCGGCAAGCATTTTGCCCACCACGAGGCGTTCTACCGCAAGGGCCTCATGGGCCTCGCCTATGAGATCGTGATCAACAGCTCGCCGTGTATTTCCTATTTGATGGAGGAAAATACCGCGACCATGCAAACGCTGGTGATCGCTCACGCCGCGTTCGGCCACAACCATTTCTTCAAGAACAACTACCTTTTCAAGCAATGGACGGATGCCGAGGGAATTCTCGATTATCTCGACTTCGCCAAGAGCTATGTCGCGCAGTGCGAGGAGCGTCACGGCCGGCTCGCGGTCGAACAGACGCTCGACGCCGCGCATGCCCTGATGTCGCATGGGATCGATCGCTATCCCGGCAAGAAGAAGCTTGATCTTCGCGCCGAAGAAAAGCGCGCCGGGGAACGCCGCCTGCACGAAGAGAGCGCGTTCAACGATCTGTGGCGAACCGTTCCAACCGGCCCGGCCAAGAGCGCGGAATTGCTGAGCTCGGAACGACGGCGCAAGCTGCTTGGGATGCCGGACGAAAATTTGCTGTACTTCCTGGAGAAGACGGCGCCTCGCCTGCAGCCCTGGCAGCGCGAGTTGCTGCGGATCGTGCGGCACATCGCGCAATATTTCTATCCGCAGAGCCAGACCAAGGTGATGAACGAGGGCACCGCGACCTACGTGCATTACCGCATCATGACCCGTTTGCACGAAAAGGGTCTGATTTCCGATGGCAATTTTCTCGAATTCCTGCAGTCGCACACCAATGTGGTGTTTCAGCCCGACTTCGACGACCAGCGCTTTTCGGGCTTCAATCCCTATGCGCTCGGCTTCGCGATGATGCAGGACATCGAGCGCATCGTCACCAATCCCGAGGACGAGGATCGTGAATGGTTTCCGGATATCGCCGGAACCGGTGACGCGATGGCGGTGTTGCGCGATGTCTGGGCCAATTATCGCGATGAAAGCTTTATCAGCCAGTTCCTCAGCCCGCGGCTGATGCGGCACTTGCGGATGTTTCATCTGCATGACGATCCGGCGGAGACCGCCGGCGTCAGGGTCGACGCGATCCATGACGAACGCGGCTATCGTCGGGTCCGACGCGAATTGGCGCGGCAGTACGACGTCGGGTTCATCGATCCCAATATCGAAGTCGTCGATGTCGATCTCGCCGGCAATCGACGCCTGATGTTGCGCCATGCCGTCGTGAAAGGCGCCCAATTGAACGAGACGGACACCAAGCGGGTGCTTCAGCATCTCGCCGACCTCTGGAGCTATGACGTGTCGCTGGTCGAAGCCGATCCGGCGGGCACTGTGCTCAAAGAGTACGTGCTGAACCCGCGTGGGCTCGTCGCGGCGGCGTAA
- a CDS encoding DUF1800 domain-containing protein → MDEQGTPKKSHRRRSANWLACAALVLIAEIPNAVASDAAELNPRDMVLLDRLTWGINASSAAHLQALGNERWLQEQLHPAGSALPEAVRTQIEAMPDVHKFPFDIAVSFDQQAKSANQVADPDQRRAAQQVFQQAMNDRGKQAAARSILRALYASDQLRERMTWFWFNHFNVHQYKANIRVLVGDYEDRAIRPHALGKFRDLLVATLHHPAMLRYLDNADNAVGHLNENYAREIMELHTMGVGSGYAQADVEALARILTGVGIDLRPEDPQLKPELRPQLVREGAFEFNPARHDYGDKTFLGHLIKGRGLAEVDEAIDILVHHPATATHLSKQIATYFVSDNPPDSLVQQMAQTFKTTGGDIAAVLSTMVHAPEFTASLKPGMKFKDPVQYVLSAVRLAYDDKVILNTVPIQSWLNRLSEGLFNHDTPDGYSMTSASWNGPGQMMLRFEIARQIGSGSSGLFKPDMPNAVDQPAFPLIANSLYFNGLRQTLGPPTLAALDQAVSPQDWNTLFLSSPEFMR, encoded by the coding sequence ATGGATGAACAAGGGACTCCTAAGAAATCTCACCGCCGCCGGTCGGCTAACTGGCTGGCCTGTGCGGCACTCGTCCTGATCGCCGAAATCCCGAATGCGGTCGCCTCGGATGCGGCCGAGCTGAACCCCCGCGACATGGTGCTGCTGGACCGGCTCACCTGGGGGATCAATGCCTCGAGTGCCGCGCATTTGCAGGCGCTCGGCAACGAACGCTGGCTGCAGGAGCAATTGCATCCTGCCGGCAGCGCACTGCCCGAGGCGGTCCGCACGCAAATTGAGGCAATGCCTGATGTCCACAAGTTTCCGTTCGACATCGCGGTTTCCTTCGACCAGCAGGCCAAGTCCGCCAACCAGGTCGCCGATCCCGATCAGCGACGAGCCGCCCAGCAGGTTTTCCAGCAGGCCATGAACGACCGGGGGAAGCAGGCGGCGGCGCGCAGCATCCTGCGCGCGCTCTATGCATCGGATCAGCTGCGCGAGCGCATGACCTGGTTCTGGTTCAACCATTTCAACGTGCATCAATACAAGGCCAACATCCGCGTCCTGGTCGGCGACTATGAAGACCGGGCGATCAGGCCCCATGCGCTCGGCAAGTTCCGCGATCTGCTCGTCGCCACCCTGCATCATCCGGCGATGCTGCGTTACCTCGATAATGCCGACAATGCCGTTGGCCACCTCAACGAGAACTACGCCCGCGAGATCATGGAATTGCACACCATGGGCGTCGGCTCCGGCTACGCGCAAGCGGATGTGGAGGCGTTGGCGCGCATTCTGACCGGTGTTGGAATTGATCTGAGGCCGGAGGATCCGCAACTAAAACCGGAGTTGCGACCGCAGCTCGTGCGCGAGGGTGCCTTTGAATTCAATCCCGCCCGGCACGACTATGGCGACAAGACGTTCCTTGGCCATTTGATCAAGGGCCGGGGGCTCGCCGAAGTGGACGAAGCCATCGATATCCTCGTTCACCATCCGGCGACCGCTACCCATCTCTCCAAGCAGATTGCGACTTACTTTGTATCGGACAATCCGCCGGATTCCCTGGTGCAGCAGATGGCGCAAACCTTCAAGACGACCGGCGGCGATATCGCCGCGGTGCTTTCGACGATGGTCCATGCACCGGAATTTACCGCTTCCCTCAAGCCCGGCATGAAGTTCAAGGACCCCGTGCAATACGTGCTGTCAGCGGTTCGCCTCGCCTATGACGACAAGGTGATCCTGAATACGGTGCCGATCCAGAGCTGGTTGAACCGCCTCAGCGAAGGCCTGTTCAATCACGATACGCCGGATGGCTACTCCATGACCTCGGCGTCGTGGAACGGGCCGGGACAGATGATGCTGCGCTTCGAGATCGCGCGGCAGATCGGTTCGGGTTCTTCAGGCCTGTTCAAGCCGGATATGCCGAACGCGGTCGATCAGCCGGCCTTCCCGCTGATTGCCAACTCGCTCTACTTCAACGGATTGCGGCAGACATTGGGCCCGCCGACGCTTGCAGCGCTGGATCAGGCGGTCTCGCCGCAGGACTGGAATACGCTGTTTCTGTCGTCGCCCGAGTTCATGCGCTAA
- a CDS encoding DUF1501 domain-containing protein — translation MNRRDLIKAFAAMAPLTVAGRVWAAPATDARLLVVFLRGAYDAANVVVPISSDFYRTSRPTLGIAKPDVGNPNSALSLTADWGLHPALRDSIYPLWGKREVAFIPFAGTSDDLTRSHFETQDTIELGQAVSGSRDYRSGFMSRLATELTRVKPISFTEQLPLIFRGKSQIPNIGINSVGKPGVDDRQAGLIQKMYAQSELASSVSEGFRVRDDVYKSISEEMNAANRGAVSPRGFELSARRIGRLMREQFNLGFVDVGGWDTHVNQGAATGYLADRLGELGRALAGFSEEIGPAGWRDTVVVVISEFGRTFRENGDRGTDHGHGSVYWVMGGGINGGRILGEQVKVEQANLFQNRDYPVLTDYRSMFAGLFQRMFGLETASVQRIFAGVHPAELGLV, via the coding sequence ATGAATCGCCGTGACCTGATCAAAGCTTTCGCTGCAATGGCGCCCCTCACCGTGGCTGGCCGGGTCTGGGCCGCGCCTGCCACCGATGCGCGGTTACTGGTGGTCTTTCTGCGCGGCGCCTACGATGCGGCCAATGTCGTGGTGCCCATATCGAGCGACTTCTACCGCACCTCACGGCCGACCCTCGGCATTGCCAAGCCGGACGTCGGCAATCCCAATTCCGCCCTGTCACTTACCGCGGATTGGGGACTGCACCCGGCCTTGCGGGACAGCATCTATCCGCTTTGGGGAAAGCGGGAAGTCGCGTTTATTCCCTTCGCCGGTACGAGCGATGACCTGACCCGAAGCCACTTCGAAACCCAGGACACCATTGAGCTCGGCCAGGCCGTCAGCGGCTCGCGCGACTATCGCTCCGGCTTCATGAGCCGGCTCGCCACCGAACTCACGCGGGTCAAGCCGATCTCCTTTACCGAGCAGCTCCCGCTGATCTTCCGCGGCAAGTCGCAGATCCCGAATATCGGGATCAACAGCGTGGGCAAACCGGGCGTCGACGATCGCCAGGCCGGGCTGATCCAAAAAATGTATGCGCAAAGCGAGCTTGCTTCCTCGGTTTCGGAAGGGTTTCGGGTTCGCGACGATGTCTACAAATCGATATCGGAGGAAATGAACGCGGCCAATCGCGGCGCGGTCTCGCCGCGCGGCTTCGAGCTTTCGGCGCGGCGCATCGGCCGGCTGATGCGCGAGCAGTTCAACCTGGGCTTTGTCGATGTCGGCGGCTGGGACACCCATGTCAATCAAGGCGCGGCCACCGGTTATCTCGCCGACCGCCTCGGCGAACTCGGCCGCGCGCTCGCAGGTTTTTCGGAGGAGATCGGACCGGCCGGATGGCGAGATACGGTGGTTGTCGTAATCTCAGAGTTTGGCCGCACCTTCCGCGAGAATGGCGACCGCGGCACCGATCACGGCCACGGCAGCGTCTATTGGGTGATGGGAGGCGGCATCAATGGCGGCCGCATCCTGGGCGAACAGGTCAAGGTCGAGCAGGCAAACCTTTTTCAAAACCGCGACTATCCCGTTCTGACCGACTATCGGTCGATGTTCGCGGGCCTATTCCAGCGCATGTTCGGGCTGGAAACCGCAAGCGTGCAGCGGATTTTTGCCGGCGTCCATCCGGCGGAATTGGGATTGGTCTAG
- a CDS encoding MFS transporter encodes MPFPEDRLPVMTNDRAAATAAAVPIAPADLSPSVRRTIFLYLGILIVLLAFGGPSGGLFDIPISFFLKNRLHLQAHEVADFRLVAAIPLYLSFVFGFIRDIWSPFGRKDRGFMLLFGSITAFLYVVFAFTPMSYVTLVVAVVLLTTSFLFVASAQNGLTSVIGQQHAMTGQISAVWNVFLSIPTVGALLIGGVLSGILEQETPDQAVRILFLVGAAIMTAVALYGLWKPKAVYDNISVENGSAAHPIKDLKRLGRHWPIYPAMLIWLLWNFAPGSTTPLQYYLQNTLHATDAQWGQWNAIFAASFIPTFIVFGILCRKYHLKTLLLWGTVAAVPQMVPLLLIHSMTGALIAAVPIGLMGGVATGAYLDLIIRSSPHGLQGTMFMMSGSLYFAVSRFGDVLGTHLYDHYGGFTVCVIAITIVYALILPTLLLVPKRLTATADGQMTDFGLGADESPGRLDVAMQADNS; translated from the coding sequence TTGCCGTTCCCAGAGGACAGATTGCCAGTAATGACGAATGACCGCGCCGCAGCTACAGCAGCGGCTGTCCCCATCGCTCCCGCCGACCTGTCGCCGTCCGTGCGGCGGACCATTTTTCTCTACCTGGGTATCTTGATTGTCCTCTTGGCCTTCGGCGGCCCATCAGGAGGTCTGTTCGATATTCCCATCAGTTTTTTTCTCAAGAACAGATTGCATTTGCAGGCGCATGAGGTCGCCGACTTCCGGCTCGTGGCCGCGATCCCGCTTTATCTGTCCTTTGTGTTCGGATTTATCCGCGATATCTGGAGCCCGTTTGGAAGGAAGGACCGCGGATTCATGCTGCTGTTTGGCAGTATCACCGCCTTTCTCTACGTCGTCTTTGCCTTCACGCCGATGAGCTACGTGACGCTTGTCGTCGCGGTCGTTCTGTTGACGACTTCGTTTCTTTTCGTCGCAAGCGCGCAGAACGGACTGACTTCGGTGATCGGCCAGCAACACGCGATGACCGGTCAGATCAGCGCGGTGTGGAACGTCTTCCTGTCCATTCCCACGGTCGGCGCCCTACTGATCGGCGGTGTGCTCAGCGGCATACTGGAACAAGAAACTCCCGATCAGGCGGTCCGCATCCTGTTTCTTGTCGGCGCTGCGATCATGACCGCAGTTGCCCTTTATGGATTGTGGAAGCCCAAAGCGGTGTACGACAACATCAGCGTTGAAAACGGAAGCGCCGCTCACCCGATAAAGGATCTCAAGCGGCTGGGGCGGCACTGGCCGATTTATCCGGCCATGCTGATCTGGCTGTTATGGAATTTCGCGCCCGGATCAACCACGCCGCTGCAGTATTACCTTCAGAACACCCTTCATGCGACGGATGCCCAATGGGGTCAGTGGAATGCCATCTTCGCTGCCTCCTTCATTCCGACGTTCATCGTGTTTGGAATTCTCTGCCGCAAATATCACCTGAAAACACTGCTGTTGTGGGGAACAGTCGCCGCCGTTCCGCAGATGGTGCCGTTGCTCTTGATCCATTCAATGACTGGAGCCTTGATCGCCGCGGTACCTATCGGCCTGATGGGCGGCGTTGCCACCGGCGCCTATCTCGATCTGATCATTCGCTCTTCCCCCCACGGCCTGCAGGGGACGATGTTCATGATGTCCGGCAGTCTTTATTTCGCCGTCTCGCGGTTTGGCGACGTTCTCGGCACCCATCTCTATGATCATTACGGCGGCTTTACTGTCTGTGTGATCGCGATCACGATCGTCTACGCGTTGATCCTTCCAACCCTGCTGCTGGTGCCGAAGCGGCTGACTGCCACGGCTGATGGGCAAATGACGGATTTCGGGTTGGGAGCGGATGAGAGCCCCGGTCGTTTGGATGTCGCAATGCAAGCCGATAATTCCTAG
- a CDS encoding potassium transporter Kup yields MDGTLSETPTPDTDEAGRQGPQGKLPILALTALGIVFGDIGTSPLYTYKTILGVTEGSPNGGVVLGTLSLVLWTLFIVTTVKYVSFAMRVDNDGEGGILALMALLGVKRQQRPTIVAVGLFGAALIYGDGAITPSISVLSALEGLNMATPALQPYVVPAAVAILVALFAIQSRGTQAIGHLFGPVMLVWFVTIALLGVSGIVKHPSVFAAVNPVYGLSYLFSHGANGFWVLGAVFLCVTGAEALYADMGHFGRRPIKLAWYAIVFPSLILNYAGQAALVLEGAPTEGNIFFRLCPDPLLIPLIVLATIATIIASQSIITGAFSMTRQAIQLGWLPRMTIKQTSSEGYGQIYVGVVNWLLMIVTVGLTIGFRKSDNLASAYGIAVSLTMLMTSTLLFIAMREIWGWSRWAAGAVAGFFLIVDSAFFLANLTKIGEGGYVPVILAICVYGIMWIWHRGSEAVAARMHEALIPVPEFMAHIEAKKIPRVPGTAVFPTRTERDTPPVMVWHVKHNRALHEHLFVLRVDVLSVPWVSPRDRLTVQTVAPNYWRAAARFGFMERPHIPELLAASKSLGCTIDLDDVTYYVGRETVVPREDGKGLPAWQERIFAVMERNAVHVSDFFHLPPDQVVEIGRQVAI; encoded by the coding sequence TTGGACGGTACGTTGAGCGAAACTCCGACACCCGATACCGACGAAGCCGGACGCCAAGGGCCGCAGGGCAAGCTGCCGATCCTGGCCCTGACGGCCTTGGGCATCGTGTTCGGGGATATCGGCACGAGCCCGCTCTACACCTACAAGACCATCCTCGGCGTTACCGAAGGATCGCCGAACGGGGGCGTGGTCCTGGGTACGCTTTCGCTTGTGCTCTGGACTCTCTTCATCGTCACCACCGTAAAATACGTCTCGTTCGCCATGCGCGTCGATAATGACGGCGAGGGCGGCATTCTGGCCCTGATGGCTTTGCTGGGAGTGAAGAGGCAGCAGCGGCCGACCATCGTGGCGGTCGGCCTGTTCGGCGCGGCGCTGATCTATGGCGACGGTGCCATCACGCCTTCGATCTCGGTGTTGTCGGCGCTGGAAGGCCTGAATATGGCGACCCCCGCATTGCAGCCCTATGTCGTCCCCGCGGCAGTTGCGATCCTCGTCGCGCTGTTTGCCATCCAGTCTCGGGGGACACAAGCCATCGGTCACTTGTTCGGCCCGGTGATGCTGGTCTGGTTCGTCACTATCGCATTGTTGGGCGTTTCGGGCATTGTGAAACATCCAAGCGTGTTTGCCGCGGTCAACCCCGTCTATGGCCTGTCGTATCTTTTCTCACACGGGGCTAACGGCTTTTGGGTGCTGGGCGCGGTGTTTCTTTGCGTCACCGGCGCTGAGGCGCTCTATGCTGATATGGGACATTTCGGCAGGAGGCCGATCAAGCTCGCCTGGTATGCGATCGTGTTTCCAAGCCTGATCCTGAACTACGCAGGCCAAGCGGCGCTCGTGCTCGAAGGCGCGCCGACCGAAGGCAATATCTTCTTTCGGCTCTGTCCCGACCCTTTGTTGATCCCGCTGATCGTGCTGGCGACGATAGCAACCATCATTGCCAGCCAGTCGATCATCACCGGGGCTTTCTCGATGACGCGGCAGGCGATCCAGCTTGGTTGGTTGCCGAGGATGACGATCAAGCAGACGTCGTCGGAAGGCTACGGGCAGATCTACGTGGGCGTCGTCAACTGGCTATTGATGATCGTCACCGTCGGGCTCACGATCGGGTTTAGAAAATCGGACAATCTAGCCTCCGCCTACGGCATCGCTGTTTCGCTGACGATGCTGATGACATCCACGCTGCTTTTTATTGCGATGCGCGAGATCTGGGGCTGGAGCCGGTGGGCCGCCGGCGCCGTCGCGGGTTTCTTTCTCATCGTTGATTCCGCCTTCTTCCTCGCCAATCTCACCAAGATCGGGGAGGGCGGCTATGTCCCGGTGATCCTGGCGATTTGCGTCTATGGCATCATGTGGATCTGGCACCGCGGCTCCGAAGCAGTCGCTGCGCGAATGCATGAAGCGCTGATTCCGGTGCCGGAATTCATGGCACATATCGAAGCCAAGAAAATCCCGCGCGTTCCCGGCACGGCCGTGTTCCCGACCCGGACCGAGCGGGATACGCCGCCGGTCATGGTCTGGCATGTCAAGCATAACCGCGCATTGCATGAACATCTGTTCGTGCTGCGCGTAGACGTATTGTCGGTGCCATGGGTATCACCCCGCGACCGGCTCACGGTTCAGACGGTAGCGCCGAATTACTGGCGCGCGGCGGCGCGTTTCGGCTTCATGGAGCGTCCCCACATTCCCGAACTGCTCGCCGCCAGCAAATCGCTGGGGTGCACGATCGACCTCGACGACGTGACCTATTATGTGGGCCGCGAAACGGTCGTTCCCCGCGAGGATGGCAAGGGCCTGCCGGCCTGGCAGGAGCGGATTTTCGCCGTGATGGAGCGCAACGCCGTTCATGTCAGCGACTTTTTCCACCTGCCCCCCGACCAGGTCGTTGAGATCGGGCGGCAGGTTGCGATTTAG